The proteins below come from a single Solea senegalensis isolate Sse05_10M linkage group LG2, IFAPA_SoseM_1, whole genome shotgun sequence genomic window:
- the dync1i2a gene encoding dynein, cytoplasmic 1, intermediate chain 2a isoform X5 produces the protein MSDKSELKAELERKKQRLAQIREEKKRKEEERKKKEADQLKDAAIQQEESDLEKKRRDAEALLQSMGITSDVPVVPPPTSPTANTPSEAGSQDSDGAAGPRRTTPKLGMAKVTQVDFPPRETVSYTKETQTPVMTQQKEEEEEEEEIVPPQPVVETPIEKLDQKEEEEAAIHELTEEEKLQILHSEEFVNFFDHSTRIIERALSEHVDLFFDYSGRDLEEKEGEIQAGAKLSLNRQFMDERWSKHRTVTCLDWSPQYPELLLASYNNNEDAPHEPDGVALVWNMKYKKATPEYVFHCQSAVMSAAFAKFHPNVVVGGTYSGQIVLWDNRSNKRTPVQRTPLSAAAHTHPVYCVNVVGTQNAHNLISISTDGKMCSWSLDMLSQPQDSMELVFKQSKAVAVTSMSFPLGDVNNFVVGSEDGSVYMSCRHGSKAGISEMFEGHHGPITGIHCHTAAGPLDFSHLFVTSSFDWTVKLWSTKNNKPLYSFEDNSDYVYDVMWSPIHPALFACVDGVGHLDLWNLNNDTEVPTASSTVQGNPALNRVRWAPSGREIAVGDSDGQVLVYDVGEQIAVPRNDEWTRFVHTLAEINENRDDAEELAAQRLAA, from the exons ATGTCTGACAAGAGTGAGCTGAAAGCAGAGCTTGAGAGGAAGAAGCAACGTTTGGCACAGAttagagaggagaagaaaaggaaggaggaggaacgCAAGAAGAAAGAG GCTGACCAGTTGAAAGATGCTGCAATTCAGCAAGAAGAGTCAGACCTGGAGAAGAAGAGGCGTGATGCAGAAGCCCTGCTACAGAGTATGGGCATAACTTCAGATGTTCCTGTCG TCCCTCCTCCTACATCCCCAACTGCCAACACGCCAAGTGAGGCAGGGAGCCAGGACTCTGATGGAGCTGCGGGACCCag GAGAACAACTCCAAAATTGGGGATGGCCAAAGTCACACAAGTGGACTTCCCTCCACGTGAAACTGTGTCTTACACAAAAGAGACCCAGACACCTGTCATGACCCAGCAAAAAGAAG aggaagaagaggaagaagaaattgTTCCTCCTCAACCGGTAGTCGAGACACCGATTGAGAAACTGGaccagaaagaagaagaggaag CAGCAATCCACGAGctaacagaggaggaaaaactcCAGATCCTGCATTCAGAGGAGTTTGTGAATTTCTTTGACCACAGCACACGCATTATTGAGCGGGCTCTATCGGAGCATGTGGACCTCTTCTTTGACTACAGTGGCCGTGacctggaggagaaggaggg tgaaATCCAGGCTGGAGCCAAGCTCTCTCTTAACAGGCAGTTCATGGATGAGCGCTGGTCCAAGCACCGTACTGTAACCTGTCTCGACTGGTCACCCCag TATCCCGAACTTTTGCTCGCCTCATACAACAACAACGAGGATGCTCCTCATGAACCAGATGGCGTGGCATTAGTGTGGAACATGAAGTACAAGAAGGCTACACCGGAGTATGTCTTTCATTGTCAG TCTGCGGTTATGTCGGCTGCGTTTGCCAAGTTCCACCCTAACGTTGTGGTGGGGGGCACATATTCAGGGCAGATTGTACTTTGGGACAACCGAAGCAATAAGAGGACCCCTGTGCAGAGGACTCCACTGTCTGCAGCCGCACATACG CACCCAGTTTACTGCGTGAATGTGGTGGGCACACAGAATGCCCACAACCTGATTAGCATCTCCACTGATGGAAAGATGTGTTCCTGGAGTCTGGACATGCTTTCACAGCCACAG GACAGCATGGAGCTGGTGTTCAAGCAGTCCAAAGCTGTAGCCGTCACCTCCATGTCTTTCCCTCTCGGTGATGTCAATAATTTCGTGGTGGGAAGCGAGGACGGCTCTGTCTACATGTCGTGTCGTCATGGAAG CAAAGCAGGCATCAGTGAGATGTTTGAGGGCCACCACGGCCCAATCACAGGGATCCACTGCCACACAGCTGCGGGGCCTCTGGACTTCTCCCACCTGTTTGTCACCTCCTCGTTCGATTGGACCGTCAAGCTGTGGAGCACAAAG AACAACAAACCCTTGTACTCATTTGAAGATAACTCGGACTATGTTTATGATGTCATGTGGTCACCAATTCACCCCGCTCTGTTTGCTTGCGTGGATGGCGTCGGACACCTGGACCTGTGGAACCTCAACAATGACACAGAG GTCCCCACTGCCAGCAGCACAGTGCAGGGTAACCCAGCCCTCAACAGGGTCAGATGGGCTCCTTCTGGCAGAGAAATTGCTGTCGGAGACTCTGATGGACAAGTTCTTGTATATGATGTTGGAGAG CAAATTGCAGTTCCACGAAATGACGAGTGGACCCGTTTTGTTCACACACTGGCAGAGATCAATGAGAATAGGGATGATGCAGAAGAACTGGCAGCTCAGCGCTTGGCTGCTTGA